The genomic window AAGCCGGGTTGGAGGAGGCAACTGTGACGATCAGAAGGGACCTGTGTTCTCTTCCCACCCACTACTTGGAGTTGCCCGGGCCGCCGTTGTTTCCACCGTCGTTGCCGGGGCGGAGGCCTTCGTAAATCTCCTTGCACTCCGGGCAGACCGGGAACTTCTGGGGATCACGTCCGGGTGTCCAGACCTTACCGCACAAGGCAATGACCGGTTCGCCGGTCAAAGCCGACTCCATGATCTTTTCCTTGCGGACGTAGTGGGAAAAACGCTCGCGGTCGCCGGGTTCCACTTCCTGGCGCGTTTCTTCGCGCTCAATGGTGGCAGTGGACGTTCCGGCTCCGGAAAGCTCGCGCATGGGGTCGTTTTCGAATGGATCCGGAGGAAGCGTAGTCATGCCAAACATCTTACCGTCTAGATGCCCTGCCACTCCGGCTTGTTGTCGAACGTGTGGCGATAGTAATCGGCCAATTTCAGCGATGACGCGGCTGCCTCATCCACCAAAATTGTTGCGTGCGGGTGCATCTGGAGGATCGATGCAGCGCAGATCGCCGCCACGGGGCCTTCGACGAAATCGCGGACAGCCTGCGCCTTTTGGGCACCCGTCGCCACCAGCACCACATGCCGGGCATCCATGATCGTCCCCAGTCCCTGCGTCACCACATGGTGGGGAACGTCATCGATGCTGTCGAAGAAGCGGGCGTTGTCCTTGCGGGTCTGCTCGATCAGTGTCTTGATCCGCGTCCGCGACGCCAGGG from Arthrobacter sp. StoSoilB20 includes these protein-coding regions:
- a CDS encoding DUF3039 domain-containing protein, giving the protein MFGMTTLPPDPFENDPMRELSGAGTSTATIEREETRQEVEPGDRERFSHYVRKEKIMESALTGEPVIALCGKVWTPGRDPQKFPVCPECKEIYEGLRPGNDGGNNGGPGNSK